The following proteins are encoded in a genomic region of [Eubacterium] hominis:
- a CDS encoding acyl carrier protein — protein sequence MEKLLEILNEVNPDVDYENCTTLIDDGLLDSFAILEIVSEINDEFDVEVSAPDIVPENFNSAKALWEMIQRLQG from the coding sequence ATGGAAAAATTATTAGAAATTTTAAATGAAGTAAACCCAGATGTTGATTATGAAAATTGCACAACATTGATTGATGATGGTTTATTAGATTCTTTTGCAATCTTGGAAATCGTATCTGAAATCAATGATGAATTTGATGTAGAAGTATCTGCACCAGATATTGTGCCAGAAAACTTCAATTCCGCAAAAGCACTTTGGGAAATGATTCAACGTTTACAGGGATAA